CGGGGGCCGAGGGCCTGGAGTGCGACGTGCGCCTCACCGCCGACGGCCACCTGGTCTGCGTGCACGACCGCGACCTGAGGCGCACGGCGGCCAAGCGCGGCCTGGTCTCGACCTCGAACCTCGAGGAGCTCGAGGAGCTCGACTTCGCGGCCTGGAAGAACCCGTGGGCCGACCTGGACGACGAGGCGCCCGAGCGCGACCGGACCTACGACGGCGTGCTCACCCTGCGCAAGCTGCTGGAGACGGTCGCGGACTACGACCGCCGGGTCGAGGTGGCCATCGAGACCAAGCACCCGACGCGGTACGGCGGGCTGGTGGAGAAGCGGGTCTGCGAGATGCTGCACGACTTCGGCTGGGTCGAGCCGACGGGCGGCGGCCCCAGCCCGGTGCGGGTGATGAGCTTCAGCCACACCGCGCTGCAGCGGATGGAGCGGCTCGCGCCGAAGGTGCCCGTGGTGCAGCTGCTCGACAAGGCCCAGTACTGGCCGCTGCTGCGCCGGGTCATGGGCCCGGACTGGATCGTCGGCCCGGGCATCGAGCTGCTCACCGAGCACCCGCGGCTGGCCGAGCGGATCGCGGGCTCCGGCCACGACGTGCACGTCTGGACGGTCAACACCGAGGCCGAGCTGCGGCGCTGCCAGGAGCTCGGGGTGCGGGCCGTGATCACCGACCGCCCGGCGTACGTGCTGGGACTGCTGGGCAAGTAGGTTCGCCGGCATGGCGAAGAAGTCCCGCACCAAGACCCGTGAGGCGCACGCACCCGGCGAGGTCGGGCCGCGCCAGCCGTGCCCGTGCGGCTCGGGCAAGCGCTACAAGGCCTGTCACGGCGCCGAGGGCGGGGCGGCGGTGTACGTCGCGCGGCCGTTCGAGGGGCTGCCGTCGGAGTGCGACATCGTGGCGCTGCGCGAGCTGGTGCCGGCCGCCACCGCGCCGCTGACGGTCGAGGGCACCGACCGCCCGGTGACGCTGTGCACCCTGCTGCCGATGGCGGCGCCGGCGATGTACCGCGACTCCGGGCAGGTCTGGCTCGGCCTGCAGGTCCAGCACAACTTCGGCGACCCCTCGCGCGACCTGGCCGCCGCGCTGCAGCTCGCGCTGGCGGCCGACGAGCCCGGGGTCATCGGCCTGACCGACCCGCCCGGCGAGGGCCCGCGCCTGCAGGACCTGGTCGCCGACGACGCGCTCACGATCACCGTCCACGACGGCTTCGACTTCTGGGTCGCCGACGTGGAGAACAAGGACGACGTGGCCGCCGCGCTCGAGCAGGCCAACGCCGCGGCCAACCCGACGGCGCGCCTGACGCAGGTCGAGGCGGCGTACTGGACCAACGTGGGGACCAAGGAGCACCTGCGCTGGGTCATGCCCGAGCCCGAGGACCAGCTCCTCGACGCGCTGGCCCGGCTGCACGCGGCCGGCGACGACGTCATCGTCGACGGCGCCCGGCTGGTCGGCATGTTCCGCGCCCACGGGCTGCTCGCCCCCGTGTGGGACCTCCCCGTCGGCACCGGTCCCGAGCCGCTCGAGGACCCGGCCGCGGAGTTCAAGGCCAGGCTCGACACCGCGCTGGCCTCCGACGAGCCGCTCACCGCCGACGAGCGGTCCGCGCGCTCCGGGCTGGCCAACCGGCAGGTCACCATCCGGTGACCCTGCACCGCCAGCGGTACGGCGCCGGCCCGCGGCCGGCGCTGGCCGTGCACGGCATCACCGCCTCCAGCGCGGCCTGGGCCGCGGTCGGTGCCGCGCTGCCGGAGGAGTGGAGCCTGGTCGCGGTCGACCTGCGCGGGCGCGGCCACTCGCGCGACCTGCCGTCCTCGACCGGGCTGCAGAGCCACGTCGACGACCTGGTGCCGGTGGCCGAGGAGCTCGCAGCCGGCGGCCCCGTGCCGCTGGTCGGCCACTCGATGGGCGCCTACGTCGCCGTGCACCTCGCGCACGAGCGCCCCGACCTGTTCTCGCGCGTGGTGCTGGTCGACGGAGGAGTGGCGCTCCCGCTGCCGGCCGACGCCGACCCCGACGCGGTGCTGGCGGCCACGCTCGGCCCGGCGCTGGAGCGGCTCAGCCGGAGCTGCCCCACGGTCGAGGCGTACGTCGACGTGTTCCGCGCGCACCCCGCGCTCGGGCCGCACTGGTCGACGGTGGTCGAGGGCTACGCCCGCTACGACGCCCTCGAGACGCCCGACGGCGTCCGGTCGCGCTGCGACGAGGAGTCGGTGCGCGCCGACGGCCGCGACCTGCTGGTCTCCGGCGCCGTCTTCGACTCCGAGCTGCGCTCGGTCGGGGTGCCGGTGACGATCCTGGCGGCGCCGGGCGGGATGCTCGGCGAACCGCCGGGGCTGCTGCCGGTCGCCGCCCTGACGGCGTACGACGAGGTGCCGGGGATCGACGTCGAGGTCGTCCCGGACACCAACCACTACACGATCGTGTTCGCGCCGGCGGCGGCCGCGCGGGTGGCGGCCGTGGTCAGTGGCGGGGCCGCCTGACGACGTACGGCTGCAGGTGGGCGTAGCCCTTCACCGACGTGCGCCGCAGCCGGCGCAGCTCGAACGGCTCGCCGTCCAGGGCGTCGTGCGCGCCCTGGTCGACCAGGACCGAGCTGGGCCGGGCGATCGAGGTGAGCCGGGACGCGATGTTGACCGTCGGGCCGAACACGTCGCCCAGCCGGGAGACCACGTCGCCGTAGGCCAGCCCGGCGCGCACCTCGGGGAACTCGTCGTCGGGGTCGGCGCCCCGGGCGGTCATGGTCAGGGCCGCCTCGGCCGCGGCGCGCAGGTCCTCGGCGACGTACAGGACCTCGTCGCCGATGTTCTTGATGACCCGACCGCCGGAGTCGACGACCAGCCCGGAGCACTCGGCCTCGAAGTGCTCGATCCAGCCGACCAGCTCGGCGTCGGTGAGCTCCTTGGAGCGCGAGGTGAAGCCCACGATGTCCACGAACACCACGGCCAGGCGCGAGGTGTCGGAGCCGGCCGCGTCGCTGGCCATGAGCCGGTTGCCGGCGCTGGCCAGGTGGCGGCGCCAGACGTAGTCCTGCAGCGCCTCGACCCGCGGCAGCACCTCCGAGGCCAGGTCGGTGACCTGCCCGACCGGGTCGTCGCTCTCCAGCGCCACGTCGGTGAGGAGCCGGGTCTGCCACTCCGCGAGCCGGGCGAAGCTGCGGCCCCAGGTCCGCACGAGCGCGGCCTGGCGATCGGCGTTCAGGATGCCGAGCTGGACCAGGTCGTGGGTGTAGCGCAGCGCCTGGACGTCGGCCTCGGTGAAGGCGACCGCGTCGTCGGGCTGGTGGGCGAAGCCGAGCAGCCGCCAGAGCTCCTGGGCGACCTCGAGGGGCACGCCCGCCTGCTCGGAGACCTGGACGGAGGTCAGCGTCGGTGCAGAGCCGAGGAGGTACCGCTCGACGGTGTCGAGGGCCTCGGACAGGTCCGGCTCGTCCACCTCAGGACTTCGGGAACCGCTCCGCCGCGGTCTTCTCGAGCGCCTCGTGGAACGCCGGCATCTCCACGCTGAGCTGGTCGAGCTGGTCCTGGGTGAAGTGGATGAGTTCCAGCGGGGTCAGCGCCACGATGGTCGCCGTGCGCAGCGAGTGGTTGAGGATCGCGGCCTCGCCGACGATGTCGCCCGGGCCGAGCTGGGCCACCTCCTCGCCGTGCGAGCGGACCGAGACCTTGCCGTTGAGGATGATGTAGGCCTTGTCGGCGCCGGTCCGCTCCGAGATCGGCGCCCAGCCCTCGGGCAGCCTCACCTTCCGGCCGGAGGCGCTGATGCGGGCGATCTCCTCGGGGGTGAACATCGAGAAGAAGGTCTCTGCCATGGCCTGCCTTTCGCCGTCGGTCTGCCGCCGCGATCTTCGCGGACCGCAGGGGGTCCATCAACCAGAACGACCGAAGTCCGTCCGGGTCACCGTGGGCCCGGTCTCACCCCAGCGGCTCCCGCGAGATCGGGCAGCTCATGCAGCGCGGGCCGCCGCGGCCCGAGCCGAGCTCGGAGCCGGCGATCTTGATGACGTCGATGCCGGCCGCCTCGAGCGCGGCGTTGGTCTCGTCGTTGCGCTCGTAGGCCACGGCCACCCGCGGCGCGACGGCCAGGGTGTTGTTGCCGTCGTCCCACTGCTCGCGCTCGGCGGTGACCGGGTCCAGGCCGGTGTCGATCTGCTGGAGGGTGTCGATGCCCATGGCCTTGGCCGCGGCCACCAGGAACGGCTCGGCCTGCGCGACGTCGAGCACCATCGCCCCGTCGTCCTCGTGGTCCCCGGTGGGCTTGACGGTGTAGGCGACCAGCGAGTCCGCGACGTTGGGGTAGACGACCATCTTGTCCACGTCGACGAGGGTGCAGATGGTGTCGAGGTGCATGGTCGCGCGCTCCTGCGCGATGGGCACGGCGAGCACGGTGTGGGCCAGCCCGGCGTCGAAACACTGGCGGGCCAGGCGCTCGGCGCCGGCCGGCGTGGTGCGCTCGCCGCAGCCGACCGCGATGACGCCGGGCGCGAGCAGCAGCACGTCGCCGCCCTCGACGTGCTCGAGGTGGGCGCCGTGCATCGTGGGCGTGCCGACGAAGCGCGGGTGCCGGGTGTAGATGAGCTCGGTCAGCTCGGTCTCGCGCTTGCGGGCCGGCATGGCCAGGCTGGTGATCGCGACCTGGTCGCGCACCCACACGCTGGAGTCGCGGGTGAACAGCAGGTTGGGCAGCGGGTCGATGAGGAAGTCGTCGAAGGCCAGCAGGCTGGTCACCAGCCCGAAGCCGCCGCGGACCTCGTCGTTGCGGATGCCCGCGGTGAGGTACGTCGTGAGCTCCTCCGGCGAGGCGTCCCCGAGCAGCCCCTCGAGGTAGCCGCGCATGGTGTCGCCGAGGTCGAGGTCGCGCAGGGCCTCCTCGATCGCGTGCGCCCGGGCGTCGGGGTCGGCGAGGGTCTCGGACAGCAGCTCGGTGAGGTAGAGGACCTCGACGTCGCGAGCGCGCAGCGCCGCCGCGAAGGCGTCGTGCTCGTCCTGCGCGCGCGCCACCCACGGGATGGCGTCGAAGAGGAGCTTGTCGTTGTTGCGGGGCGTGAGCCGCTTGAGCTCCGGGCCGGGCCGGTGCAGCAGCACGGTGCGCAGCCGTCCGACCTCGCTGTCCGCGCCGTGGGGAGCCGGGTCCGTCATGCCCTGCAGCCTAAGGGTGGCGCGGGCCACCCTTGCTCCCTAGGCCAGCAGCTCGTAGGCGGTGAGCGCGGCCAGCAGCAGGCAGACGCCGGCCCCGACGTAGTGCAGGACGTGCAGGGCCACGAAGCGCATCAGGGTCCGGCCGGCCACCACGGCCAGCCCGCTGACCAGCAGCAGGGCGGCCAGAGCGCCGATGAACACGCTGACCGGCGCCTCGTAGCGCGCCACCAACGAGATGGTCAGCAGCTGCGACAGGTCGCCCCACTCGGCGGCGAAGAGGACGAGGAAGGACGCCACGACGGCGCGGAAGCCGGTGGCCGGCTCGGCCTCGTCGGCGAACTCCTCGCCGGAGTCCTGCTGGTGGCTGCGCCCCTCGCGGACCAGGATCACCGCGCCGGCCAGGAACATCACCAGGGCGACGACCTTGATGACCTCCTCGGGCAGGAACGACGCCGCGTGGCCGACCAGCACCGCGACCGTGGTCTGCACCGCGAAGGCCGCCCCGACGCCCAGCCAGACCAGGATCGGGCGGTACTTGGTGGCCAGGACCAGCGTGGCCAGGAAGGTCTTGTCCGGCAGCTCGACGACGAAGATCGCGCCGAAGGTGAGGGCGAGGGCGGCGAGGTCCATCAGCGGGTGGTCCGCGCCAGCGCCGTCGCCTCGGCCAGCACGTCGCGGACCGGACGGCGCAGGGCGCGGGCCGCGCGCACGACGTCGTCGTACTCCGGCTGAGCCGTGTGGGCGGTGAGCTTGACGCGGACCTCCTGGCCGGCGACCGCGACGGTCGTGGTCGCGCGGTCCAGGGCGGTGCGCCCGACGGCGTGGTCGCGCACGCCGATGGTGCTGGTCTCCCGGAAGAGCACGGCGCGGGCCGCGTCGGCCAGCTCGGTGTCGACCAGGGCGTGCACGGTGTGGGCCGGGCGGCCCTTCTTCATGAGGATCGGCGTGAGCCAGGCGTCGCGGGCGCCGGCGTCGAGCAGCGCGGCGAGGACCTCGGGCCACAGCCGCGGGTCGAGGTCGTCGACGTTGGCCTCGAGCACGTGCAGCTGTGCGGCCGCCCCGCTCGGCTCGCCGACCAGGAGCCGGAGCACGTTGGCGTGGCTCTCGGGGTCGCGCCCGCCCGCGCCGACGCCGACAGTCGCGGTGGTCATGGCCGGCTGCCCGCCGTACGCCGTGGCGAGGGTGGTGAGCAGCGCCGCGCCGGTCGGGGTGCAGGACTCGCTCGTGCCGGGTCCGGCGTACGACGGGACGCCGCGGAGCAGCTCGGCCACGGCCGGCGGCGGGACCGGGAGCGGGCCGTGCTCGGTCCGCACGCTGCCGGAGCCGACCGCGACCGGGCTGACCACGACCTCGGTGGCACCGAGGTGGGCGAAGCCAGCGCAGACGCCGACCACGTCGGCGATCGCGTCGAGGGCGCCGACCTCGTGGAAGTGCACGTCGTCGGGGTCGTGTCCGTGCACGGCGCCCTCGGCGGTGGCCAGGCGCGCGAAGACGTCGTGCGCGGTGCCCTCGGGCAGCAGGGCCCGGATGTCGCGCCAGGTCCGGTGGTGCGCGGAGTCGGCCACGTCGACGTGGACCCGGGTGGCCGCGAAGCCGTGCCGGGTCACCCGCTCGGTGCTGAGCCGGACCGGCTCGGGGCTGACCGCGTCGATCGCCGCCTGCAGGACCTCGAGCGGGACGCCGGCTCCGACCAGGGCGCCGAGCAGCATGTCGCCGCTCGCCCCGGCCGAGGCGTCGACCCAGACGGTCGTCACCGGCCCGCGGCGCGCGCCACGCGGGCGGCGAAGACCCCCGCGCCGTACCCGTTGTCGATGTTGACCACCGTCACCCCGGGTGCGCAGGAGTTGAGCATGGCCAGCAGGGCCGCGAGGCCGCCGAAGGACGCGCCGTAGCCGACGCTGGTGGGGACGGCCACGAGGGGTACGCCGGTCAGGCCGCCGACCACCGACGGAAGTGCGCCCTCCATGCCGGCCACGACGACCAGGCAGTCCGCGGCCTCGAGCCGGTCCTGGACCGCGAGCAGCCGGTGCAGCCCAGCGACGCCGACGTCCTCGATGAGGTCCACGCCGCCGCCGTGCACCCGCACGCTCAGCGCCGCCTCGGCGGCGACGGACTGGTCGCTGGTGCCGGCGGAGACCACGGCCACCGTGCCGCGCGGTTCCGGCAGCGGGCCGAGGGTGACCGCGCGGGCCACCGCGTCGACCGACGCCTCGGGCAGGCTGGTGGCCACCTGGGCCAGCGCCTCCTCCGACAGCCGGGTGGCCATCACCGCACGGTCGGGGTGCGTGGCGTGCAGGGTCCGCAGGATCGCGATGACCTGGCCCGGCGTCTTGCCCGCGCCGTACACGACCTCGGCGTCGCCCGTCCGGCGCGCGCGGTCCACGTCCACGCGCGCGAACCCGAGGTCCTCGATCCGGGGGTCCTGCTCCACCTGAGCAGGGTAGTCGCGGGCCGCGCCGTGCCCGGCTCCGGTGGTGAGCACCGTGGACCGGTACGCCCAGGAGACCCCGTGCTGCGTCGAGCTGGCCGCCCCCGATCCCGGGGCCGCCCGGGTGTTCTGCGGGGAGCTCCTGGGGTGGGCGTTCCGCGACGACGTCGGCACCGTGGCCGGCGACCCGGTCGCCGGGGTGGTGTCCGGGCGGGAGTCTGGGCAGCCCCCACCTGCCCGCGGCCACGGCGGACCGCCACCCTGCGCGACCCGCAGGGCGCGTCGGTCGGGCGGCTCCCGTCGCGTCAGCGCGCGCGGAAGGCGTCGGCGGGGTAGACGCCGAGGATCTTGATGTCGGTGGTGAAGAAGGCCAGCTCCTCGAGCGCGCGGGCCAGGCCGGCGTGGGCCGGGTGACCGTCGACCTCGGCGAGGAACTGGGTGGCGGTGAACTCGCCGCCGACCATGTAGCTCTCCAGCTTGGTCATGTTCACGCCGTTGGTGGCGAAGCCGCCGAGTGCCTTGTAGAGCGCCGCGGGCAGGTTGCGCACGTTGAAGATGAACGACGTGACGACCGGTCCGTGGCCCGGCGGCGCCTCCACCAGCTCGCGGGAGAGCACGACGAACCGGGTGGTGTTGTGGTCCTCGTCCTCGACGTCCTCGGCCAGCACCTCGAGGCCGTAGATCTCCGCTGCCAGCGGCGGCGAGATCGCGCCCTGGGTCGGGTCGCCGGCCTCGACCACCTCGCGGGCGGCGCCGGCGGTGTCGCCGGAGATGACCGGGGTGAGGTTGTGCGCCCGGATGACCTTGCGGCACTGGCCGAGCGCGTGGACGTGGCTGTGCACGGTGTGGATCTGCTCGAGCCGGGCGCCGGGGATGCCCATGAGGTGGAACCGGATCCGCAGGAAGTGCTCGGCCACGATGTGCAGCCCCGAGTCGGGCAGGAAGTGGTGGATGTCGGCCACCCGGCCCGCGATGGAGTTGTCGATCGGGATCATCGCGAGGTCCGCCTCGCCGCCCTCGACCGCGGCGAAGACGTCCTCGAACGACGCGCAGGGAACCGCCTCCAGGTCCGGGTAGTGCTCGCGGCACACCTGGTGGGAGTTGGCGCCCGGCTCGCCCTGGTAGGCGATGCGTCGCGGTCCGGTCACCGCAGCATCGTAGTTTGGTGCGCGTGACCTTCCTGGTCGTCGTCTCGCTCCTGGTCGCCCTCGCCGCACTGGCCGTGGCCGGGCTCGGCCTGCGCCGCCCGCCCCGCGGTGCCGGTGACGTCGACGCCCTGCCCGAGGACGTCGTCGGGCTGCGCCAGGAGGTGGCCGCGCTCCGGGCCGAGGCCGCAGGCGCCGTACGCCACCTCGGGGTCGTTCGCTACGACGCCTTCGCCGCCCACGGCCAGGACGTCGGCGGCCGGCTGTCGTGGTCGCTGGCCCTGCTCGACGACGCCGGCGACGGCGTGGTGCTGACCGCGATCCACGGCCGCAGCGAGGCCCGGTCCTACGCCAAGAGCGTGACCGGGTGGCGCTCGGACCAGCCGATGTCGCCCGAGGAGGAGGAGGCCGTGGCCTCCGCCAAGCCGTGAGCCGCGCCTGGGACGACTGGGACGGCCTGGCCGAGGAGCTCGGCACCCGGGCGGTCGCCGACGGCGAGCCGGCCCGCTGGTACGACGAGCTGTGGTCGGCCGCCGGGCGCGGCGACGTCGCGCTCCCCTGGGACCACACCGACCCGAACCCGGTCCTGGCCGCCTTCGCCCAGCCGCCCGCGCCCGGCGCCGGCCGCCGGGCCGTGGTCGTCGGCTGCGGCCTGGGCGCCGACTCCGAGCACCTGGCCCGCCTCGGCTGGGAGACCACGGCCTTCGACATCTCGCCGGCCGCGGTGGCCGCCGTGCGCGAGCGCTACCCCGACTCGGCCGTCGACTACCGCGTCGGCGACCTGCTCGACCTCGACCCCGACCTGGCCCGCGGCTTCGACCTGGTCGTGGAGATCTACACCCTGCAGGCGCTGCACCCCTCGCTGCGCGAGGCCGCTGTCACCGGCCTGCACGGCCTGCTCGGGACCGGCGGCACGGCACTCGTCGTGCAGATGGTGCGCCGCGACGATGAGCCCCGCACCGCCGAGCCGCCCTGGACGCTCACCCGCGCCGAGGTCGAGGCGCTGGCCCACGACGGCGTACGCCTCGAGGCGCTGGACGAGGTGCCGGTCGAGGGTCGCGCGTACCTGCTGTGGCGAGCGGTGCTCAGCCGCCCGTGACCAGCCGGACCAGCAGCGCCACCAGCCGGTCGCGCTGCCGGGAGGTGAGCTCGCCCAGCACCTCACGGGCCACGGCGCGTCCCCGCTCGAGCGCGTCCTTGGCGACGACGCGCCCGTGCTCGGTCAGCTCGACCATGTTCAGCCGCCGGTCCTGAGGTCCCCGGACCCGCACCGCGACCCCCGCGCCGGCCAGCGCGTCGACGATGTGCACGACCATCGGCTGGCTGACCCCCAGCTCGCGCGCCAGCACCGCCTGCGACTCCGGCCGCTCCTGCGAGAGCAGGATCAGCGTCCCGAGGTCGCGCGGCTCCAGCTCCAGGTCCCGCAGCGCCTCCGCGGCCCGCGCGTGCATGAGGGCGTGCAGCCGGGTCACCAGGAACCCGGTGCTGTGGAGCAGGGAGTCCGGCAACCCGGCCGGCAGGTAGGGGTCGACGGCCACTCGCAGGTGGTCACGCAGCTCGCGGCGCTCCTCGTCCGAGAACCCGGCTCCGTGGGCCGACTCGAGCCCCTCGACGTGAGCCCGCCAGCGCTCGATCGTGCGCCGGCCCTCGGCGGTGCGCACCAGCAGGAACGAGCGGCCGTCCTCCGGGTTGGGCACCCGCTCGACCAGGCCGTCCTCGAGGAGGTTCGCGACCACCTTGGCCAGGGTCGTGCGGCTCACCGACACCGACTCCGCCAGGGCCTTCTGCGTGCGCGGGCGCAGGTCGGCGAGCGCGAGGAGGGTGGCGTAGGCGTGCACGTCGACCCCGGACGGCAGCACCTCGGACACGGTCGCGCTCACGCGTGCCGACGCACGCCACACCACGTGGCCGGCCGACGCCGCCAGCTCCGGCCGGAGGCCTTCCTCCACGATCTGCCCACCGCCTAATCGTTAAGTGGTTTGCACATGTTCACGCTCAGACCTACGCTCACAGGGTAATCGTTAAGCGGTTTGCGTATCCCACCCGCACCACACGCCACACCCCCAGCACGGAGAGGGACGACTCGTGACCGAGAACGACGAGGGCAGGGGCGGTCACGGCCAGCACGCGGCCGGCCAGCACGCGAAGGCCGAGGCCGACGAGCGGCTCGAGTCGACGGTCGGCCGACCGGGCGCCCACGAGGCCGCGGCGGACGCCAAGGACTCCGCGGAAGGCGCCAGGCGCCCGAGCAGCGGCCGCGACCCGAAGTGGTGGACGCTGGCGGCGGTCTGCCTCGGCGTGTTCATCCTGCTGCTCGACATCACGATCGTGAACGTCGCGCTGGCCGACATCCAGTCCGAGCTCGACGCGAGCCTGTCGGACCTGCAGTGGGTGATCGACGCCTACGCGCTGAGCCTGGCGGCGCTGCTGCTGACCGCCGGCTCGCTGGCCGACCTCTTCGGACGGCGCAAGGTGTTCGTGATCGGGACGCTGCTGTTCATGGTCGGCTCGATCGCCTGCGGCGCGGCGCAGGACATCTTCTTCCTGCAGCTGGCCCGGGCCTTCCAGGGCATCGGTGGGGCGGCGATGTTCTCCACCGCGCTCGCGCTCATCGCCTCCGCCTTCCAGGGCCGCGACCGCGGGGTGGCGTTCGGGGCCTTCGGGGCGACGACCGGTGTCGCCGTGGCCGTCGGTCCGGTGCTGGGCGGCGTGCTGACCAGCGGCATCTCGTGGCGGTGGATCTTCTTCGTCAACATCCCGATCTGCCTGGCAGCGGTGGCCATCGCAGTGTGGCGGGTCAAGGAGTCGCACGACCCGCGGGCCGGCCGGCCGGACTGGGCGGGCTTCGTGTCCTTCAGCCTGGCCCTGGCCGCGCTGGTCTACGGCCTGATCCGGGCCGGGCAGACCGAGTGGGGCGACGGCCGGGTGATCGCGTGCCTGGTGGCGGCGGCGGTGCTGCTGGCGGTGTTCGTCCTGGTCCAGCTGCGCGGTGCCCACCCGATGTTCGACCTCGGGCTGCTGCGCAAGCCGACCTTCACCGGCGGCCTGGTCGCGGCGTTCGCGGTGAGCGCGTCGATCTTCTCGCTGCTGACCTACCTGGTCATCTACGTGCAGAACGTCCTCGGCTACTCCGCGGTCGGCGCGGGCGTGCGGTTCCTGTTCCTGTCCGGTGCGTCCTTCGTGGCCGCGGCGATCGCGGGCCGGCTGACCGAGCACGTGCCCGCCAAGTGGCTGATCGCGCCGGGCTTCACGGTGCTGGGCGTCGGGCTGCTGCTGGTCCACGGCATCCACCCGGACTCCTCCTGGACCCACCTGATCCCCGGCCTGCTCGTCTCCGGCGTCGGCATCGGCATGATCAACACGCCGCTCGCCTCCACGGCGGTCGGCGTGGTCCCGGTGGACCGCTCGGGCATGGCCTCGGGCATCAACTCGACGTTCCGCCAGGTCGGCATCGCCACCGGCATCGCCGTGCTCGGCACGATCTTCGCCCACCAGGTCGCCGACGGGATCCGCAGCGGCCTGGCCGGTACGCCGGCCGCGGACCAGTCCGACCGGATCGCCGAGGCCGTCACCGGTGGCCAGACCCAGGCGGTCATCGCCTCCGCGCCGGCCGGCGTGCGGGAGCAGCTGGCCGCGGTGGCCACGTCGAGCTTCGTCGACGCGCTCAACCACATCACGCTGATCGCGATGGTGCTGGCCTTCGCCGCGGCGGTGGTGTGCTTCCTGACCATCCGGCAGCAGGACTTCGTCCAGCAGGGCGGCCCGCCCGCCGGGCACTGAGCCTCAGGCCGGCGCGCGCCACCCGGCCCGGAGGTAGGGCAGCAGCACGCTCTGCAGGTCGGGCACGGTGCCGGCGTCGTAGTGCTTCCCGGGGCGCTCGACCAGCGTCACCGGGAAGCCGGCGGCCTCGAGGACCCCGGTCTCCTGGCGGACGGTCGCGATGTCGTAGGTGTCGTCCTGCAGGTGGGCGAGCTGCACCACGTTGAACCTCCAGCTGGCCGCGGCGATGGACTGCGACGCCGAGGAGCCGGTGTCGCGGAACGGCGAGGTGTTCTCGGCCAGCACGCCGGCGAAGCTGCGCGCGTCGTAGAACGCGGTCCGGTAGGCCAGGTCGCCGCCGGAGCTGTAGCCGCCGAGGACCACCGCGCGCGGGTCGATGTTGAAGTGCGTCTTGACCGACGCGATCGCGGCGGAGACCTTGGCCCCGTCGGTGTCGACGTCCCAGCACCCGCCCTCGGTGCCGCCCACGGACAGGGCGATCCAGCTCTGAGCCGCGCCGCCGGGCGAGACGTCGTAGATGTCGTACCGGCCCTCGCCCCCGCACCCGTGCAGCCAGACGAAGAGCGTGGTCGGCGTCTGGTGCGACGCGTCGTACGACGGGGGGACGGTCAGCCAGTAGTCGGTGACCCCGGAGCTGAGCTGGAGCACCGTGTCCGGCTCGAAGGCGATGGGGTCGTTCGGCACCGAGCTGACCGTCGGCACCGTGATCGTGCCGACGGCGCGGCAGTTGTTCGTCTCCGACCGCTCGCGCAGCCGTCGGCCCTCGTCGGCGCAGGCCACGAGCTGGGCCGGGCCGGCCGGCAGCGAGGCCGGCAGCGGCACCGAGACCGACACGGTCCGTGTCCGTCCGGGGCGGACCGCCTTCACCGCGAAGCTCCCGGCCACGACGTCGCGTCCG
This genomic window from Nocardioides anomalus contains:
- the larB gene encoding nickel pincer cofactor biosynthesis protein LarB, with amino-acid sequence MEQDPRIEDLGFARVDVDRARRTGDAEVVYGAGKTPGQVIAILRTLHATHPDRAVMATRLSEEALAQVATSLPEASVDAVARAVTLGPLPEPRGTVAVVSAGTSDQSVAAEAALSVRVHGGGVDLIEDVGVAGLHRLLAVQDRLEAADCLVVVAGMEGALPSVVGGLTGVPLVAVPTSVGYGASFGGLAALLAMLNSCAPGVTVVNIDNGYGAGVFAARVARAAGR
- a CDS encoding prephenate dehydratase; translated protein: MTGPRRIAYQGEPGANSHQVCREHYPDLEAVPCASFEDVFAAVEGGEADLAMIPIDNSIAGRVADIHHFLPDSGLHIVAEHFLRIRFHLMGIPGARLEQIHTVHSHVHALGQCRKVIRAHNLTPVISGDTAGAAREVVEAGDPTQGAISPPLAAEIYGLEVLAEDVEDEDHNTTRFVVLSRELVEAPPGHGPVVTSFIFNVRNLPAALYKALGGFATNGVNMTKLESYMVGGEFTATQFLAEVDGHPAHAGLARALEELAFFTTDIKILGVYPADAFRAR
- a CDS encoding MFS transporter, which gives rise to MTENDEGRGGHGQHAAGQHAKAEADERLESTVGRPGAHEAAADAKDSAEGARRPSSGRDPKWWTLAAVCLGVFILLLDITIVNVALADIQSELDASLSDLQWVIDAYALSLAALLLTAGSLADLFGRRKVFVIGTLLFMVGSIACGAAQDIFFLQLARAFQGIGGAAMFSTALALIASAFQGRDRGVAFGAFGATTGVAVAVGPVLGGVLTSGISWRWIFFVNIPICLAAVAIAVWRVKESHDPRAGRPDWAGFVSFSLALAALVYGLIRAGQTEWGDGRVIACLVAAAVLLAVFVLVQLRGAHPMFDLGLLRKPTFTGGLVAAFAVSASIFSLLTYLVIYVQNVLGYSAVGAGVRFLFLSGASFVAAAIAGRLTEHVPAKWLIAPGFTVLGVGLLLVHGIHPDSSWTHLIPGLLVSGVGIGMINTPLASTAVGVVPVDRSGMASGINSTFRQVGIATGIAVLGTIFAHQVADGIRSGLAGTPAADQSDRIAEAVTGGQTQAVIASAPAGVREQLAAVATSSFVDALNHITLIAMVLAFAAAVVCFLTIRQQDFVQQGGPPAGH
- a CDS encoding MarR family winged helix-turn-helix transcriptional regulator, whose product is MSATVSEVLPSGVDVHAYATLLALADLRPRTQKALAESVSVSRTTLAKVVANLLEDGLVERVPNPEDGRSFLLVRTAEGRRTIERWRAHVEGLESAHGAGFSDEERRELRDHLRVAVDPYLPAGLPDSLLHSTGFLVTRLHALMHARAAEALRDLELEPRDLGTLILLSQERPESQAVLARELGVSQPMVVHIVDALAGAGVAVRVRGPQDRRLNMVELTEHGRVVAKDALERGRAVAREVLGELTSRQRDRLVALLVRLVTGG
- a CDS encoding class I SAM-dependent methyltransferase, coding for MSRAWDDWDGLAEELGTRAVADGEPARWYDELWSAAGRGDVALPWDHTDPNPVLAAFAQPPAPGAGRRAVVVGCGLGADSEHLARLGWETTAFDISPAAVAAVRERYPDSAVDYRVGDLLDLDPDLARGFDLVVEIYTLQALHPSLREAAVTGLHGLLGTGGTALVVQMVRRDDEPRTAEPPWTLTRAEVEALAHDGVRLEALDEVPVEGRAYLLWRAVLSRP
- a CDS encoding DUF4446 family protein; the encoded protein is MTFLVVVSLLVALAALAVAGLGLRRPPRGAGDVDALPEDVVGLRQEVAALRAEAAGAVRHLGVVRYDAFAAHGQDVGGRLSWSLALLDDAGDGVVLTAIHGRSEARSYAKSVTGWRSDQPMSPEEEEAVASAKP
- a CDS encoding CARDB domain-containing protein; translated protein: MLRRLFTLLVVAALGLAATGTAVAAGGGHRHRADLSVQGGSVTLSGTTLAGSFRVKAKRSARAKATTAALHVRAGGRDVVAGSFAVKAVRPGRTRTVSVSVPLPASLPAGPAQLVACADEGRRLRERSETNNCRAVGTITVPTVSSVPNDPIAFEPDTVLQLSSGVTDYWLTVPPSYDASHQTPTTLFVWLHGCGGEGRYDIYDVSPGGAAQSWIALSVGGTEGGCWDVDTDGAKVSAAIASVKTHFNIDPRAVVLGGYSSGGDLAYRTAFYDARSFAGVLAENTSPFRDTGSSASQSIAAASWRFNVVQLAHLQDDTYDIATVRQETGVLEAAGFPVTLVERPGKHYDAGTVPDLQSVLLPYLRAGWRAPA